One stretch of Candidatus Brocadiaceae bacterium DNA includes these proteins:
- the pyrB gene encoding aspartate carbamoyltransferase: protein MANFIQRDIISIRDFDKDGLLYLLDLAKRMEQTDHTGLLKGKVLASLYFEPSTRTRLSFESAMKRLGGMVIGFAESGITSAVKGESLADSVKIIEGYCDIIVLRHYLEGAAQLAADVVDIPVINAGDGANQHPTQTFLDMYTIQKTKGTLEGLKVGFLGDLKYGRTVHSLAYALAYFDAEMYFISPPNLRMPMDCIEELNNRKVKCYENETLLDIAEELDVIYCTRIQGERFADPVEFEKVRGTYRLSKSFIESLGVKEDLKILHPLPRVDEMDETLDGTDFAVYFQQARNGIPVRKALLAAVLGAVE from the coding sequence ATGGCAAATTTCATACAAAGAGATATTATTTCTATTCGAGATTTTGATAAAGACGGATTATTGTATCTCCTTGATCTGGCAAAACGAATGGAGCAAACAGACCATACGGGTCTGTTGAAAGGAAAGGTTCTTGCGTCATTGTACTTTGAACCGTCGACAAGGACTCGATTGAGCTTTGAGTCCGCGATGAAACGGCTAGGGGGAATGGTTATCGGTTTTGCTGAATCAGGAATTACCTCTGCGGTCAAGGGTGAATCACTTGCAGACTCTGTAAAGATTATCGAAGGATATTGTGACATTATAGTGTTGAGGCATTATCTGGAAGGAGCTGCCCAGCTTGCTGCAGACGTTGTTGATATCCCGGTGATTAACGCGGGCGATGGCGCCAATCAACATCCCACACAAACATTTTTGGATATGTATACTATCCAAAAGACAAAAGGAACATTGGAAGGGCTGAAGGTTGGTTTCCTGGGTGATCTGAAATATGGGAGGACAGTTCACTCGCTTGCTTATGCCCTGGCATATTTTGATGCGGAAATGTATTTCATTTCACCACCGAATTTACGGATGCCGATGGATTGCATCGAGGAATTGAACAATAGAAAGGTAAAATGTTATGAAAATGAAACATTACTTGATATTGCTGAGGAACTGGATGTAATTTATTGCACAAGAATTCAGGGCGAACGATTTGCAGACCCCGTTGAATTTGAAAAGGTTCGAGGGACCTATCGGCTCAGCAAGTCTTTTATTGAAAGTTTGGGGGTGAAGGAGGATTTGAAAATATTGCATCCGTTACCCCGTGTAGATGAAATGGATGAAACTTTGGACGGTACGGATTTTGCCGTATATTTCCAGCAGGCCCGAAACGGTATACCGGTTCGGAAGGCTTTACTGGCGGCTGTCCTTGGAGCGGTCGAATGA
- the pyrI gene encoding aspartate carbamoyltransferase regulatory subunit, whose product MKNMDVSAIKDGSVIDHIDSKSTLKVAEILNIQQEEQVVLVGMNLISKCLGKKGIIKIGGKSIAQKEVNKIALIAPNASVNIIKDYEVVQKFKVKVPDVLEGIVKCFNPNCVSNHYAVHAKQHVINKNPIKLKCHYCERIMNAKDIILI is encoded by the coding sequence ATGAAAAATATGGACGTTTCAGCAATTAAAGACGGGTCGGTAATTGATCACATAGATAGTAAAAGCACGCTGAAAGTGGCAGAAATCTTAAATATACAGCAGGAAGAACAGGTCGTACTTGTCGGGATGAATTTAATAAGCAAGTGTTTGGGAAAGAAGGGTATTATTAAAATCGGAGGAAAGAGTATTGCCCAGAAAGAAGTGAATAAGATTGCCCTCATAGCCCCAAATGCATCGGTTAATATTATCAAAGATTACGAAGTCGTCCAAAAATTTAAAGTAAAGGTTCCGGACGTGCTTGAAGGGATCGTAAAATGTTTTAACCCTAATTGCGTAAGTAATCATTACGCCGTTCATGCAAAGCAACACGTGATTAACAAAAATCCGATAAAGTTGAAATGCCATTATTGTGAACGTATTATGAATGCTAAAGACATCATACTCATTTAA